One region of Hymenobacter sediminicola genomic DNA includes:
- the rpoB gene encoding DNA-directed RNA polymerase subunit beta codes for MDSPSVHFLTPHTLATPKAQSGLQKLQAADERINFAKIKKVIEYPDFLDVQVRSFMDFFQLETAAENRTDEGLFKVFAENFPISDSRENFVLTFIDYHVDPPKYSVDECIDRGLTYSVPLKAKLRLVCNDSDNEDFETIEQEVFLGNIPYMTEKGSFVINGAERVIVSQLHRSPGVFFAQSKHTNGTKLYSARIIPFKGSWIEFATDVNNVMYAYIDRKKKFPVTTLLRAIGYGTDKDILDLFGLSEEVKADKKNLKKAVGRKLAARVLRTWTEDFVDEDTGEVVSIDRNEVLLERDSTIEEDDIDTILNAGAKSVILHRENVNIADYAIIYNTLQKDNSNSEKEAVEQIYRQLRNTEAPDEETARDIIQKLFFSDKRYDLGDVGRYRINKKLGIDTGWDARVLTNEDIVLIVKYLIGLINSKAIVDDIDHLSNRRVRTVGEQLYAQFGVGLARMARTIKERMNVRDNEDFKPVDLINARTLSSVINSFFGTNQLSQFMDQTNPLAEVTHKRRVSALGPGGLSRERAGFEVRDVHYTHYGRLCTIETPEGPNIGLISSLCVHARVNSMGFIETPYRTVENGKVDTTENVKYLTAEEEDTHHIAQANARIDESGNFINDLVKGRFEGDFPVVGPGEYSYMDVAPNQIVSVAASLIPFLEHDDANRALMGSNMQRQAVPLLKAEAPIVGTGLEGRVATDSRTLVVAEGNGVIDYVDANRIVVKYDLTEDDILVSFDAEKISYDLIKFRRTNQDTCINLTPLVKNGERVVKGQVLCEGYGTNKGELALGRNMQVAFMPWQGYNFEDAIVISEKVVRDDIFTSIHIEEFELEVRETKRGEEELTSEIPNVSEEAVRNLDDNGIIRLGAEVKEGDILIGKITPKGETDPTPEEKLLRAIFGDKAGDVKDASLKAPPSLQGVVIGTKLFSRPKKDKNLRAKSKKEVEELKESYARELRGIKAVMVEKLVQLLEGKTSQGVKHKFGDEIVSKGVKFGKKNIAENLFPEKNPYKDESNYAVPEEVNMFKDLVLEGWTADARVNGMVLQLVKNYAKRRNTITARFKRDRFTLEVGDELPAGIVQLAKVYIAKKRKLKVGDKMAGRHGNKGVVARIVRDEDMPFLPDGTPMDIVLNPLGVPSRMNIGQIYETVLGWAGLKLGRTYATPIFDGATEAEVSAELTEAGLPTFGRAYLHDGLTGQRFDQPVTVGVIYMLKLGHLVDDKMHARSIGPYSLITQQPLGGKAQFGGQRFGEMEVWALEAFGASNVLQEILTVKSDDVVGRAKAYEAIVKGDVLPKPNIPESFNVLIHELRGLALEITLD; via the coding sequence ATGGATTCTCCCAGTGTCCATTTCCTAACCCCACATACATTGGCTACACCGAAAGCACAGTCAGGTCTGCAAAAGCTGCAAGCTGCTGACGAGCGGATCAACTTCGCCAAGATTAAAAAGGTTATTGAGTATCCGGATTTCCTGGACGTGCAGGTTCGCTCGTTTATGGATTTCTTCCAGTTGGAAACGGCTGCCGAGAACCGTACCGATGAGGGCCTGTTCAAAGTATTCGCCGAGAATTTTCCGATTTCGGACTCGCGCGAAAACTTCGTGCTGACCTTTATTGACTACCACGTTGACCCGCCCAAGTACTCGGTTGACGAGTGCATTGACCGCGGCCTCACGTACTCGGTTCCGCTGAAAGCGAAGTTGCGCTTGGTCTGCAATGACTCGGACAACGAAGATTTCGAAACGATTGAGCAGGAAGTGTTCCTTGGGAATATTCCTTACATGACCGAAAAGGGCTCGTTCGTTATCAACGGCGCTGAGCGCGTTATCGTATCGCAGCTGCACCGCTCGCCGGGCGTATTCTTCGCCCAGAGCAAGCACACGAACGGTACCAAGCTGTATTCGGCCCGTATCATTCCGTTCAAAGGCTCGTGGATTGAGTTTGCCACGGACGTGAACAACGTGATGTACGCCTACATCGACCGGAAGAAGAAATTCCCGGTTACGACGCTGCTGCGCGCTATTGGCTACGGCACCGACAAAGACATTCTCGACCTGTTCGGTTTGTCAGAGGAAGTGAAGGCTGATAAAAAGAACCTCAAGAAAGCCGTTGGCCGCAAACTGGCCGCCCGGGTGCTGCGCACCTGGACGGAAGACTTCGTGGACGAGGATACCGGTGAGGTAGTTTCTATCGACCGGAACGAGGTGTTGCTGGAGCGCGACTCTACCATCGAGGAGGATGACATCGACACCATCCTGAATGCAGGTGCGAAGTCAGTGATTCTGCACCGCGAGAACGTAAACATTGCCGATTACGCAATTATTTACAATACGCTGCAGAAGGATAACTCCAACTCGGAGAAAGAAGCAGTGGAGCAAATCTATCGTCAGCTCCGGAACACGGAGGCTCCTGATGAAGAAACTGCTCGCGACATCATCCAAAAGCTATTCTTCTCGGACAAGCGCTACGACCTCGGGGACGTAGGCCGCTACCGTATCAATAAGAAACTGGGTATTGACACTGGTTGGGACGCCCGCGTACTGACCAATGAGGACATCGTTCTCATTGTAAAATATCTAATCGGTCTGATCAACTCGAAGGCCATTGTCGATGACATTGACCACTTGAGCAACCGCCGCGTGCGCACTGTAGGTGAGCAGCTCTACGCCCAGTTCGGCGTGGGCTTGGCCCGGATGGCGCGTACCATTAAGGAGCGCATGAACGTGCGTGACAACGAGGACTTCAAGCCGGTTGATCTGATCAATGCCCGGACGCTGTCGTCAGTCATCAACTCGTTCTTCGGCACCAACCAGTTGTCGCAGTTCATGGACCAGACCAACCCATTGGCCGAGGTGACGCACAAGCGTCGCGTATCGGCACTGGGGCCGGGAGGCCTGTCGCGCGAGCGAGCTGGTTTCGAAGTACGTGACGTTCACTACACGCACTACGGCCGCCTATGCACCATCGAAACGCCGGAAGGACCAAATATCGGTCTGATTTCGTCGCTCTGCGTGCACGCCCGGGTTAACTCGATGGGCTTCATCGAGACGCCGTACCGCACCGTAGAAAACGGCAAGGTAGATACGACGGAGAACGTGAAGTATCTCACGGCTGAGGAAGAAGACACCCACCACATTGCACAGGCTAACGCCCGTATCGATGAGTCGGGTAACTTTATTAATGACCTTGTAAAAGGCCGTTTCGAAGGTGACTTCCCAGTAGTAGGTCCCGGTGAATACAGCTACATGGACGTAGCTCCGAACCAGATTGTATCGGTAGCTGCTTCGCTGATTCCTTTTCTGGAGCACGATGATGCTAACCGCGCTCTGATGGGCTCGAACATGCAGCGCCAGGCAGTTCCGCTGCTGAAAGCCGAGGCTCCAATTGTGGGCACCGGTCTGGAAGGCCGCGTGGCTACTGACTCACGCACCTTGGTGGTAGCAGAAGGTAACGGTGTAATTGATTATGTCGATGCCAACCGCATCGTCGTGAAGTACGACCTGACGGAAGATGATATCCTCGTAAGCTTCGACGCTGAGAAGATTTCCTACGACCTAATCAAATTCCGTCGTACCAACCAGGACACCTGCATCAACCTGACGCCGCTCGTGAAGAACGGCGAGCGGGTGGTGAAAGGCCAAGTTCTGTGCGAAGGCTACGGCACCAACAAAGGTGAGCTGGCCCTGGGCCGGAACATGCAGGTGGCGTTCATGCCGTGGCAGGGTTACAACTTCGAGGATGCTATTGTCATCTCGGAGAAGGTAGTTCGCGACGACATCTTCACTTCGATTCACATCGAGGAGTTTGAGCTGGAAGTGCGCGAAACCAAGCGCGGCGAAGAAGAGCTGACCTCGGAAATTCCGAACGTGAGCGAAGAAGCTGTGCGCAACCTCGACGACAACGGTATCATCCGTTTGGGCGCTGAGGTGAAGGAGGGAGACATTCTGATTGGTAAGATTACGCCGAAGGGCGAAACCGACCCGACCCCGGAAGAGAAGCTGCTCCGCGCCATCTTCGGCGACAAAGCCGGCGACGTGAAGGATGCCTCGCTTAAGGCGCCACCATCCCTGCAGGGTGTAGTTATCGGTACCAAGCTGTTCTCACGTCCTAAGAAAGACAAAAACCTACGGGCCAAGTCGAAGAAGGAAGTAGAAGAGCTGAAGGAGTCATACGCTCGTGAGTTGCGTGGCATCAAAGCCGTAATGGTGGAGAAGCTGGTACAACTGCTGGAAGGCAAAACCTCTCAGGGCGTGAAGCACAAGTTCGGCGACGAAATCGTCTCGAAGGGAGTAAAATTCGGCAAGAAAAATATTGCTGAGAACCTCTTCCCAGAGAAGAATCCTTACAAGGACGAGAGCAACTATGCTGTGCCCGAGGAGGTGAACATGTTCAAAGACCTCGTGCTGGAAGGCTGGACCGCCGACGCCCGCGTGAACGGTATGGTGCTGCAACTGGTGAAAAACTACGCCAAGCGCCGCAACACCATAACGGCCCGCTTCAAGCGTGACCGGTTTACGCTGGAGGTTGGCGACGAGCTGCCCGCCGGTATCGTACAGCTGGCCAAAGTCTACATCGCCAAGAAGCGTAAGCTGAAGGTGGGTGATAAAATGGCTGGTCGTCACGGTAACAAAGGGGTGGTAGCCCGCATCGTGCGCGATGAGGATATGCCCTTCTTGCCCGACGGCACGCCAATGGACATCGTGCTCAACCCGCTAGGTGTACCAAGCCGGATGAACATCGGTCAGATCTACGAAACGGTACTGGGCTGGGCTGGCCTCAAGCTGGGCCGTACCTACGCTACCCCGATTTTCGATGGTGCTACCGAAGCGGAAGTATCAGCCGAATTGACGGAAGCCGGGTTGCCGACCTTCGGCCGCGCATACCTGCACGACGGCCTCACCGGCCAGCGTTTCGACCAGCCAGTAACGGTGGGTGTTATCTACATGCTGAAACTGGGTCACCTGGTGGATGACAAGATGCACGCCCGTTCTATCGGACCGTATTCGCTTATTACGCAGCAGCCGCTGGGTGGTAAGGCGCAATTCGGTGGTCAGCGCTTCGGCGAGATGGAAGTGTGGGCGCTGGAAGCCTTCGGTGCTTCCAACGTGCTGCAGGAAATCCTCACCGTGAAGTCGGATGACGTGGTAGGCCGCGCCAAAGCGTACGAAGCCATTGTAAAAGGCGACGTTCTGCCTAAGCCGAATATCCCCGAGTCGTTCAACGTACTCATCCATGAGCTACGTGGTCTGGCCTTGGAAATTACGCTTGACTAA
- the rpoC gene encoding DNA-directed RNA polymerase subunit beta', with protein sequence MAFAKNKKLVQDFSKVTISLASPESILERSNGEVVKPETINYRTYKPEMGGLFCERIFGPVKDWECHCGKYKRIRYKGIICDRCGVEVTEKKVRRERMGHIELVVPVAHIWYFKSLPNKIGYLLGLPTKKLDQIIYYERYVVVQPGVLGEEGVQQLDFLTEDEYLDIIDKLPRENQMLPNEDPNKFIARMGADALQLLLERINLDELSYSLRDSAAHETSQQRKAEALKRLRVVEAFRDASTRVENKPEWMVIRMVPVIPPELRPLVPLDGGRFATSDLNDLYRRVIIRNNRLKRLIEIKAPEVILRNEKRMLQEAVDSLFDNSRKVNAVRAEGNRALKSLSDMLKGKQGRFRQNLLGKRVDYSGRSVIVVGPELKLHECGLPKNMAAELFKPFIIRKLIERGIVKTVKSAKKIVDRKDAVVWDILENVLKGHPVLLNRAPTLHRLGIQAFQPRLIEGKAIQLHPLVCTAFNADFDGDQMAVHVPLGPAAILEASMLMLASHNILNPANGAPIAVPSQDMVLGLYYVTKGKRSTEEESIQGEGRIFYSDEEVVIALNEGQLSKHAYIKVRTQVRDEEDNLVTKIIETVAGRVLFNQLVPTEVGFVDELLTKKKLQQIISMVFKRTGMARTAQFLDDIKTLGFQSAYKGGLSMGLGDIQIPKEKDALIAQAQADVKAVTQNYQMGLITDNERYNQVIDIWTRINNQITETLMGRLEKENQGFNSIYMMMHSGARGSREQIRQLGGMRGLMAKPQKSLQGSVGEIIENPILSNFKEGLDVIEYFISTHGARKGLADTALKTADAGYLTRRLVDVSQDVIVNEVDCGTLRGIETFALKDNEDVVEPLAERILGRVAVHDIIDPLTDEIILTAGDEITEEITRRIDNTSIESVEIRSVLTCESKRGICGKCYGRNLSSGRMVQKGEAVGVIAAQSIGEPGTQLTLRTFHVGGTASNIAVEASLKAKFAGVVEFEDIRTVETANPDGEPVKVVMGRSGEIRIVEKGTGKVFISNHVPYGSFLLVEEGQEVEKGAELNNWDPYNAVILAEFDGTVQYDAITEGITYREESDEQTGHREKVIIESKAKDQNPAIIVRPGKKGDMEGSKGYSIPVGSHLNVENGEKIKAGQILAKIPRAVGKTRDITGGLPRVTELFEARNPSNPAVVAEIDGVVTYGTVKRGNREIFVESKDGVKKKYMVPLSKHILVQDNDFIRAGSPLSDGAITPSDILSIQGPGAVQEYLVNEIQEVYRLQGVKINDKHIEVVVRQMMQKVVILDAGDTTFLEHQVIDKIIFMEENDTIIDMKVVTNAGDSTNLKPGQIVTARRLRDENSSLRRRDLALVEVRDAQPSVSRPTLQGITQASLGTQSFISAASFQETTKVLSEAAIRGKADELLGLKENVIVGHLIPAGTGLREYTRQIVGSKEELEAQQAAKTDDTPAPAKRASRAPRRESVSE encoded by the coding sequence ATGGCGTTTGCAAAAAACAAGAAACTGGTACAGGACTTCTCGAAAGTTACCATTTCGCTGGCCTCGCCCGAATCCATCTTGGAGCGGTCGAATGGTGAAGTAGTAAAACCCGAGACGATCAACTACCGGACGTACAAGCCCGAGATGGGCGGCCTGTTTTGCGAGCGGATTTTCGGTCCCGTGAAGGACTGGGAATGCCACTGCGGCAAATACAAGCGGATTCGCTACAAAGGCATCATCTGCGACCGTTGCGGCGTGGAGGTGACCGAGAAGAAAGTACGCCGGGAGCGGATGGGCCACATCGAACTGGTGGTGCCTGTTGCGCATATATGGTACTTCAAGTCCCTGCCCAATAAAATCGGCTACCTGCTGGGCCTGCCTACCAAGAAGCTCGACCAAATTATCTATTACGAGCGGTACGTAGTAGTACAGCCCGGCGTATTGGGCGAAGAAGGCGTGCAGCAGCTCGACTTCCTCACCGAAGACGAATACCTCGACATCATCGACAAGCTCCCCCGCGAGAATCAGATGCTGCCGAACGAGGACCCCAACAAGTTCATCGCCCGCATGGGTGCTGATGCCCTGCAACTCCTGTTGGAGCGCATCAACTTGGACGAACTGAGCTACTCGTTGCGTGACTCTGCCGCCCACGAAACTTCGCAGCAGCGGAAAGCTGAGGCGTTGAAGCGCCTGCGCGTAGTGGAAGCGTTTCGGGATGCCTCGACCCGCGTGGAAAACAAGCCCGAGTGGATGGTTATCCGCATGGTGCCTGTTATTCCCCCGGAGTTGCGCCCACTTGTTCCGCTCGATGGTGGCCGTTTCGCTACCTCCGACTTGAACGACCTGTACCGTCGCGTCATCATCCGTAACAACCGCCTCAAGCGCCTGATCGAAATCAAGGCCCCCGAGGTGATTCTGCGGAACGAGAAGCGCATGCTGCAGGAAGCCGTGGATTCGCTGTTCGACAACTCGCGTAAGGTGAATGCCGTGCGCGCCGAAGGTAACCGTGCCCTGAAGTCGCTGTCCGATATGCTGAAAGGCAAGCAGGGCCGCTTCCGTCAGAACTTGCTCGGTAAGCGTGTCGATTACTCGGGTCGTTCGGTTATCGTGGTAGGTCCTGAGCTGAAACTGCACGAGTGCGGTCTGCCCAAGAACATGGCCGCCGAGCTGTTTAAGCCGTTCATCATCCGCAAGCTCATCGAGCGCGGCATCGTGAAGACGGTGAAATCGGCTAAGAAGATTGTGGACCGCAAGGATGCTGTGGTATGGGACATCCTGGAGAACGTGCTGAAAGGCCACCCAGTGCTGCTCAACCGGGCTCCTACGCTTCACCGTCTGGGTATCCAAGCATTCCAGCCGCGCCTCATCGAGGGCAAGGCTATCCAGCTGCACCCGCTCGTTTGTACGGCCTTCAACGCTGACTTTGACGGTGACCAGATGGCTGTGCACGTTCCACTCGGACCGGCCGCTATCTTGGAAGCCTCCATGCTCATGCTGGCGTCGCACAACATCCTGAACCCTGCCAACGGCGCGCCTATTGCGGTACCGTCGCAGGACATGGTTCTGGGCTTGTACTACGTAACCAAAGGAAAGCGCAGCACCGAAGAGGAAAGCATCCAGGGCGAAGGCCGCATCTTCTACTCAGATGAAGAAGTGGTTATTGCCCTTAACGAAGGTCAACTGTCGAAGCACGCCTATATCAAGGTGCGCACGCAGGTTCGTGATGAGGAAGATAACCTTGTGACGAAGATCATCGAGACGGTTGCCGGCCGCGTGCTGTTCAACCAGCTTGTGCCTACAGAAGTAGGTTTCGTAGATGAGCTGCTGACCAAGAAAAAGCTACAGCAGATCATTTCGATGGTGTTCAAGCGTACGGGCATGGCTCGCACGGCACAGTTCCTCGACGACATCAAGACGCTGGGTTTCCAGTCGGCTTACAAAGGTGGTCTGTCGATGGGGCTGGGCGACATCCAGATTCCGAAGGAGAAGGACGCTCTGATTGCGCAGGCGCAAGCCGACGTGAAAGCCGTTACTCAGAACTACCAGATGGGTCTGATTACCGACAACGAGCGTTACAACCAGGTTATCGATATCTGGACCCGCATCAACAACCAAATCACTGAAACCCTCATGGGTCGCCTCGAAAAGGAGAACCAGGGCTTCAACTCGATTTACATGATGATGCACTCCGGTGCTCGTGGCTCGCGTGAGCAGATTCGTCAGCTCGGCGGTATGCGGGGTCTGATGGCTAAGCCACAGAAGTCGCTACAGGGTTCGGTAGGTGAGATTATCGAAAACCCGATTCTGTCTAACTTCAAAGAAGGCCTGGACGTAATCGAGTACTTCATTTCGACTCACGGTGCCCGTAAGGGTCTGGCTGACACGGCTCTGAAAACGGCCGACGCCGGCTACCTGACCCGTCGTCTGGTAGACGTATCGCAGGACGTAATCGTGAACGAAGTAGACTGCGGTACTCTCCGCGGTATCGAAACCTTCGCGTTGAAAGACAACGAGGACGTAGTAGAGCCGCTGGCTGAGCGTATCCTGGGCCGCGTAGCGGTGCACGATATCATCGACCCGCTGACGGATGAAATTATCCTGACTGCTGGTGATGAAATCACCGAGGAAATCACGCGTCGCATCGACAACACCAGCATCGAATCGGTAGAAATCCGTTCGGTACTGACCTGCGAGTCGAAGCGTGGTATCTGCGGCAAGTGCTACGGCCGTAACCTGTCGTCGGGCCGCATGGTACAGAAAGGGGAGGCTGTCGGCGTAATTGCTGCCCAGTCTATCGGTGAACCCGGCACCCAGCTGACCCTGCGCACCTTCCACGTAGGTGGTACAGCATCCAACATTGCGGTTGAAGCCAGCCTGAAGGCGAAATTCGCCGGTGTAGTAGAGTTCGAAGACATCCGGACTGTAGAAACCGCCAACCCTGATGGGGAGCCGGTGAAAGTGGTGATGGGTCGCTCGGGCGAAATCCGCATCGTAGAGAAAGGCACGGGCAAAGTGTTCATCTCGAACCACGTGCCGTACGGCTCGTTCCTGCTGGTAGAAGAAGGTCAAGAGGTAGAGAAGGGCGCGGAGCTGAACAACTGGGACCCTTACAACGCCGTTATTCTGGCCGAGTTTGACGGTACCGTTCAGTATGACGCCATTACGGAAGGCATTACCTACCGTGAGGAATCGGATGAGCAGACCGGTCACCGTGAGAAAGTAATTATCGAATCGAAGGCGAAGGATCAAAACCCTGCCATCATCGTGCGCCCTGGTAAAAAGGGCGACATGGAAGGTTCGAAGGGCTACTCTATCCCGGTAGGCTCCCACTTGAACGTGGAGAATGGCGAGAAAATCAAGGCTGGTCAAATCTTGGCTAAGATTCCGCGTGCCGTGGGCAAAACCCGCGACATTACCGGTGGTCTGCCCCGTGTTACGGAGCTTTTCGAAGCGCGTAACCCCTCGAACCCGGCTGTTGTGGCTGAAATCGACGGTGTAGTAACCTACGGTACGGTGAAGCGTGGTAACCGTGAAATCTTCGTGGAGTCGAAAGACGGCGTCAAGAAGAAGTACATGGTGCCGCTGTCCAAGCACATTCTGGTGCAAGACAACGACTTCATCCGCGCTGGCTCACCGCTTTCAGACGGTGCCATCACGCCTTCGGATATCTTGAGCATTCAGGGCCCAGGTGCCGTGCAGGAGTACCTCGTGAATGAGATTCAGGAAGTATACCGCTTGCAGGGTGTGAAAATCAACGATAAGCACATCGAAGTGGTAGTTCGCCAGATGATGCAGAAAGTTGTAATTCTGGACGCCGGCGACACAACCTTCCTGGAACACCAGGTAATCGACAAGATTATCTTCATGGAGGAAAACGATACCATCATCGACATGAAGGTGGTAACGAATGCCGGCGACTCGACCAACCTGAAGCCTGGCCAGATTGTAACGGCTCGTCGCCTGCGCGACGAGAACAGCAGCCTGCGCCGCCGCGACCTGGCCTTGGTAGAAGTGCGCGACGCACAGCCTTCGGTATCCCGTCCTACGCTGCAGGGTATCACCCAGGCTTCGCTGGGTACTCAGTCGTTCATCTCGGCCGCATCCTTCCAGGAAACGACCAAGGTGCTGTCGGAAGCTGCCATCCGTGGCAAAGCCGACGAACTGTTGGGTCTGAAGGAAAACGTAATCGTAGGTCACCTCATCCCGGCTGGTACCGGTCTGCGCGAATACACGCGTCAGATTGTGGGCTCGAAGGAAGAGTTGGAAGCCCAACAGGCTGCCAAAACCGACGATACGCCAGCTCCAGCCAAACGGGCTTCGCGCGCACCCCGCCGCGAGTCAGTTTCGGAATAA
- a CDS encoding DUF3467 domain-containing protein produces the protein MNQPTQPDAEAPQPQDPNAINIELSEDIAEGEYANLAMIAHSSSEFVIDFIRLMPGLPKAKVKSRIILTPEHAKRLVAALTENIERYEQANGTIKQQPDSPMYPMGFGGKIGEA, from the coding sequence ATGAACCAACCCACCCAACCCGACGCCGAAGCGCCACAACCGCAAGATCCAAACGCCATCAACATCGAGCTGTCGGAAGATATTGCCGAAGGCGAGTACGCCAACTTGGCTATGATTGCGCATAGCAGCAGCGAATTCGTTATCGACTTCATTCGGCTGATGCCCGGCCTGCCGAAAGCCAAGGTAAAATCCCGCATCATTCTCACGCCCGAGCACGCCAAGCGGCTGGTAGCAGCCCTGACAGAAAACATAGAACGGTATGAGCAGGCCAATGGCACCATTAAGCAGCAACCTGACTCCCCAATGTATCCGATGGGATTCGGAGGGAAAATAGGAGAGGCGTAA
- the rpsL gene encoding 30S ribosomal protein S12 has product MPTINQLVRKGREKLTTKSKSPALDSCPQRRGVCTRVYTTTPKKPNSAMRKVARVRLTNGKEVNAYIPGEGHNLQEHSIVLIRGGRVKDLPGVRYHIIRGALDTAGVNGRLQRRSKYGAKRPKPGQAPAGKGGKPAPGKKK; this is encoded by the coding sequence ATGCCTACCATCAACCAGTTAGTACGAAAAGGCCGCGAGAAGCTGACGACGAAGTCGAAGTCGCCGGCTCTTGACTCGTGCCCGCAGCGCCGTGGCGTTTGCACCCGTGTGTACACCACCACGCCTAAGAAGCCGAACTCGGCTATGCGTAAAGTGGCCCGTGTGCGCCTCACCAACGGCAAAGAAGTTAACGCCTACATCCCAGGTGAAGGCCACAACCTGCAGGAGCACAGCATCGTGCTGATCCGTGGTGGTCGTGTAAAAGACCTTCCCGGTGTACGTTACCACATCATCCGTGGTGCTCTTGATACCGCCGGTGTAAACGGCCGTCTGCAGCGCCGCTCGAAGTACGGTGCTAAGCGTCCGAAGCCAGGCCAAGCCCCTGCAGGCAAAGGTGGCAAACCCGCTCCCGGCAAGAAAAAGTAA
- the rpsG gene encoding 30S ribosomal protein S7 produces the protein MRKSKPKKRILLPDPKYKETLVTRFVNYMMYDGKKNLAYTIFYDACELVEQRTKESGVEMWRKALNNVMPTVEVKSRRVGGATFQVPIEVRPDRRIAVGSKWLIQYARRRGEKTMKDKLAGEIIAAAKGEGAAVKKKDDTHRMAEANKAFSHFRF, from the coding sequence ATGAGAAAGTCAAAACCAAAGAAGCGCATCCTCCTGCCCGACCCCAAATACAAGGAGACGCTGGTAACCCGTTTCGTCAACTACATGATGTATGACGGGAAGAAAAACCTTGCTTACACCATTTTCTATGATGCCTGCGAGCTTGTTGAGCAGCGCACCAAAGAAAGCGGCGTGGAGATGTGGCGCAAAGCCCTGAACAACGTAATGCCGACCGTAGAAGTGAAGAGCCGCCGTGTAGGTGGTGCTACCTTCCAGGTTCCAATCGAAGTTCGTCCAGACCGTCGTATTGCTGTAGGTTCGAAGTGGCTGATTCAGTACGCTCGTCGTCGTGGTGAGAAGACCATGAAGGACAAGCTGGCTGGCGAAATCATTGCTGCTGCCAAAGGTGAAGGTGCTGCCGTTAAGAAAAAGGACGACACGCACCGGATGGCGGAAGCCAACAAGGCCTTCTCGCACTTCCGCTTCTAA